In the Xiamenia xianingshaonis genome, one interval contains:
- the rho gene encoding transcription termination factor Rho, whose product MSDESPEIANPVEEAAEKPKRRGRPRKNPLPEDGGESAAPAAEEASAAAPKRRGRPRKNPLPEAEAPAAASDAKADDASGSAPSGEAAEDSAPKRRGRPRKNPLSEEAPAASDAPEDKPAAASAPVAEADRAFDAEDAGGQPVRKSVHVQGQNAKQRKQQQNKQGGQNNQNRQNQNNNRNRQNNNQQNRNNKQQNNGRNNRFQRRQHNQNREVVPSVTREDLAALKVAELREKAAALDLDVKGLKKAELVEAVFEASVKAEGFIEVEGVLDILSDGYGFLRTSGYLPGESDCYVGAQLIRRNGLRKGDRLKGQTRPARENEKFAAIQRISQVNGHAPEDMTRRVKFGDLTPVYPDECLVMEHGKNAVTARVIDLVSPIGKGQRGLIVSPPKAGKTTILKDIAAAISANNPEVHLMCLLVDERPEEVTDMERSIHGEVISSTFDMPTENHIAVAELVIERAKRLVEDGKDVVILLDSITRLARAYNLAQPASGRILSGGVDSTALYPPKRFLGAARNIEHGGSLTILASALVDTGSKMDEVIFEEFKGTGNMELKLDRNLADRRIFPAIDPVASGTRKEELLLKPQEAPLIWAVRRILANTNSTERSMDMLIKSLKQTDDNQEFLVRTAKKAQHTKAEAITEF is encoded by the coding sequence ATGAGCGATGAATCCCCAGAGATCGCAAATCCGGTAGAAGAGGCCGCTGAAAAGCCGAAACGCCGCGGCCGCCCGCGCAAGAACCCGCTGCCGGAAGACGGCGGCGAGTCTGCTGCGCCGGCTGCGGAAGAGGCGTCGGCCGCTGCTCCGAAGCGCCGCGGCCGTCCCCGGAAAAACCCGCTGCCCGAAGCCGAAGCTCCTGCCGCCGCGTCCGACGCCAAGGCCGACGACGCGTCCGGCAGCGCTCCGAGCGGCGAGGCTGCGGAGGATTCCGCTCCGAAACGCCGCGGCCGCCCGCGCAAAAACCCGCTGTCCGAAGAGGCCCCGGCTGCATCCGATGCGCCGGAAGACAAGCCTGCCGCTGCGTCGGCGCCCGTCGCAGAGGCTGACCGCGCTTTTGACGCCGAAGACGCCGGCGGCCAGCCGGTCCGCAAAAGCGTGCACGTGCAGGGCCAAAACGCCAAGCAGCGCAAGCAGCAGCAAAACAAGCAGGGCGGGCAGAACAACCAGAACCGCCAGAACCAGAACAACAACCGCAACCGCCAGAACAACAACCAGCAAAACCGCAACAACAAGCAGCAGAACAACGGTCGCAACAACCGTTTCCAGCGTCGCCAGCACAACCAGAACCGCGAAGTGGTGCCGAGCGTCACCCGCGAAGATTTGGCGGCGCTCAAAGTGGCCGAGCTGCGCGAAAAAGCGGCGGCGCTCGACCTGGACGTGAAGGGCCTGAAAAAGGCCGAACTTGTGGAAGCGGTGTTCGAGGCCAGCGTGAAGGCCGAAGGCTTCATCGAGGTCGAAGGCGTGCTGGACATCTTGTCCGACGGCTACGGCTTTTTGCGCACGTCGGGGTATTTGCCGGGGGAAAGCGACTGCTACGTGGGAGCCCAGCTCATCCGCCGCAACGGCCTGCGCAAGGGCGACAGGCTTAAAGGCCAGACGCGCCCGGCGCGCGAGAACGAGAAGTTCGCCGCCATCCAAAGGATCTCCCAAGTCAACGGGCATGCTCCCGAAGATATGACCCGCCGGGTCAAGTTTGGCGACCTGACGCCGGTCTATCCGGACGAATGCCTGGTCATGGAGCACGGCAAAAACGCCGTGACGGCTCGCGTCATCGACCTGGTCAGCCCCATCGGCAAGGGCCAGCGCGGGCTCATCGTGTCGCCGCCGAAGGCGGGCAAGACCACCATCTTGAAGGACATTGCCGCCGCCATCAGCGCAAACAACCCCGAAGTGCATCTCATGTGCCTGCTGGTGGACGAACGCCCCGAAGAAGTCACCGACATGGAGCGCTCCATTCACGGCGAGGTCATTTCCTCCACGTTCGACATGCCCACCGAAAACCACATCGCCGTGGCCGAGCTGGTCATCGAGCGTGCAAAGCGCCTGGTAGAAGACGGGAAAGACGTTGTCATCCTGCTCGACTCCATCACGCGCCTGGCCCGCGCCTACAACCTGGCGCAGCCGGCGAGCGGCCGCATCCTGTCCGGCGGCGTCGATTCCACGGCGCTCTATCCGCCGAAGCGCTTCTTGGGCGCGGCCCGCAACATCGAGCACGGGGGCAGCCTGACCATTCTGGCATCGGCGCTGGTGGACACGGGCTCGAAGATGGACGAGGTCATTTTCGAGGAATTCAAGGGCACCGGCAACATGGAGCTGAAGCTCGATCGCAACCTGGCCGACCGGCGCATCTTTCCGGCCATCGATCCGGTGGCGTCGGGCACGCGCAAGGAAGAACTGCTGCTCAAGCCCCAGGAAGCCCCGCTCATCTGGGCCGTTCGCCGCATTCTGGCCAACACGAACTCCACCGAGCGGTCCATGGACATGCTCATCAAGTCGCTCAAGCAGACCGACGACAACCAGGAATTCCTCGTGCGCACGGCAAAGAAGGCCCAGCACACCAAGGCGGAGGCCATCACGGAGTTTTAA
- the sppA gene encoding signal peptide peptidase SppA: MQQDPSWSSQAWGSGGENVSPPAPQPAPQPAPQAAPQPTTGQPAASQPQHQPAQAAQQPAQHYGAPASCPPQPVFAAPQPACAPAPQPAKKRGWIVALVAVVLAFLLIGGAMASCASVFSTAGSLAAVSSSGVYGDTIAVIDIDGTIQYDGSACSPEGLKTLLDQASDDPDIKGLVLRVNSGGGTATAGEEMAEYVKDFDKPVVVSSASMNASAAYEISSQADFIYTAKTTAIGSIGTALEVTDLSGLLEKLGISIDVIASADSKDSSYGYRPLSEEEQAYYQNMVDAINGTFIANVAEGRGMAEDEVRKLATGLTFTGMEAVENGLADDIGTREDAIAKAAELAGISDYDVYDMGESSYDLSGLLGLLSSEQSQDNHPLNAKEWDLHANTLS, translated from the coding sequence ATGCAACAAGATCCATCGTGGTCGTCGCAGGCGTGGGGAAGCGGGGGCGAAAACGTCTCGCCGCCCGCCCCGCAGCCGGCCCCGCAGCCGGCCCCGCAGGCCGCCCCGCAGCCGACGACCGGCCAGCCCGCCGCTTCGCAGCCGCAGCACCAGCCGGCCCAAGCGGCCCAGCAGCCGGCCCAGCACTACGGCGCGCCGGCTTCCTGCCCGCCGCAACCGGTCTTTGCCGCCCCGCAGCCGGCTTGCGCTCCGGCGCCGCAGCCTGCGAAAAAGCGCGGCTGGATCGTTGCGCTCGTGGCCGTCGTCCTCGCCTTTCTGCTCATCGGCGGCGCCATGGCGTCGTGCGCGTCGGTCTTCTCGACCGCCGGCTCGCTTGCCGCCGTGTCGTCAAGCGGCGTCTACGGCGACACCATTGCCGTCATCGACATCGACGGCACCATCCAATACGACGGCAGCGCCTGCAGCCCTGAAGGCCTGAAAACCCTGCTTGACCAGGCCTCGGACGATCCTGACATCAAAGGCCTGGTGCTGCGCGTGAATTCCGGCGGCGGCACGGCCACGGCCGGCGAGGAAATGGCCGAATACGTCAAAGACTTCGACAAGCCCGTCGTGGTGTCCAGCGCGTCGATGAACGCGAGCGCGGCGTACGAAATCTCCAGCCAGGCCGATTTCATCTACACGGCCAAGACGACCGCCATCGGATCGATCGGCACGGCGCTTGAGGTCACGGACTTGTCGGGCCTGCTTGAAAAGCTCGGCATCTCCATCGACGTCATCGCAAGCGCCGACAGCAAGGACTCCAGCTACGGCTATCGCCCGCTCAGCGAAGAAGAGCAGGCCTATTACCAGAACATGGTCGACGCCATCAACGGCACCTTCATCGCGAACGTGGCGGAAGGGCGCGGCATGGCCGAGGACGAGGTGCGCAAGCTGGCTACTGGCCTGACGTTCACCGGCATGGAAGCGGTCGAAAACGGGCTGGCCGACGACATCGGCACGCGCGAGGACGCCATCGCGAAAGCCGCCGAGCTGGCCGGCATCTCCGACTACGACGTGTACGACATGGGGGAGTCAAGCTACGACCTGTCTGGCCTGCTGGGCCTGCTGTCTTCCGAACAATCGCAGGACAACCACCCGTTGAACGCAAAGGAATGGGATCTTCATGCCAACACCCTCTCATAA
- a CDS encoding class I tRNA ligase family protein has translation MPTPSHNDEELIETERTCRAGRSAVPWPARAVVTAGMPYGNKPLHFGHVGGVFVPADAFARFLRDRIGAENVRFISGTDCFGSPINEGYRKLVEAGEFDGTIEEYVRRNHEAQKKTLDAFNISLSIYEGSGIGHSGEVHQLISERFIEKLHENGWLRREKTMQFYDAEAETILNGRQVVGRCPVQGCKSEHAYADECDLGHSYAPEDLIAPKSSLTGTVPEMRPVENWYFDLPAFADFLRKHVAGLEADPDVRPIVSQTVKEFLAPPIIYIKNEMREAYEAIAAELPEHVVRDPEKGKQSFEVEFSTIGERDEARGVLERAGIRFRTGKTLVPFRITGNIEWGVKAPVIDGLEGLTVWCWPESLWAPMSFTMAINDKLGLPRGSWRDFWCDEDAEVYQFIGQDNLYFYGVVQPALIEALRPGDILIPGPTDHPVRQTRLVANYHILFGNKKASSSSAVKPPTADELLEHYSVEQLRAHFLALGLGMKSVGFKPKAFDPDPEKRADSRVADPVLKEGALLSNVFNRLARSCFYEAQKNFDGFMPLGQVSPEVLRKTDKVLLAYDETMKRVELHAIMAQMDEFIRWANKYWTDGISAAQKGEDEAARRQVLVDSFFLLRVATLLMHPVVPEGTEKICDYLSFEFSDFFSWNYDFASMEELCGAAEINEGRHRIRSLPPRFDFFPK, from the coding sequence ATGCCAACACCCTCTCATAACGACGAGGAACTGATCGAAACCGAACGGACGTGCCGCGCCGGTCGCAGCGCGGTGCCGTGGCCTGCACGCGCGGTCGTGACGGCCGGCATGCCCTACGGCAACAAGCCGCTGCATTTCGGCCACGTCGGCGGCGTGTTCGTGCCGGCCGACGCCTTCGCCCGCTTTCTGCGTGACCGCATCGGCGCTGAAAACGTGCGCTTCATCAGCGGCACCGACTGCTTCGGCTCGCCCATCAACGAGGGCTACCGCAAGCTTGTCGAGGCGGGCGAGTTCGACGGCACCATCGAAGAATACGTGCGCCGCAACCACGAGGCGCAGAAAAAGACCCTCGACGCGTTCAACATCAGCCTGTCCATCTACGAAGGCTCGGGGATCGGGCATTCGGGCGAGGTGCACCAGCTCATCAGCGAGCGCTTCATTGAAAAGCTCCATGAAAACGGCTGGCTGCGCCGCGAAAAGACCATGCAGTTCTACGACGCCGAGGCTGAGACCATCTTGAACGGCCGGCAGGTGGTCGGCCGCTGCCCGGTGCAGGGCTGCAAGTCCGAGCACGCCTATGCCGACGAGTGCGACCTGGGCCACAGCTACGCTCCCGAAGACCTCATCGCGCCGAAGTCGTCGCTGACCGGCACCGTGCCCGAGATGCGTCCGGTGGAAAACTGGTACTTCGACCTGCCCGCGTTCGCCGACTTTTTGCGCAAGCACGTGGCGGGGCTTGAGGCCGACCCGGACGTGCGCCCCATCGTGTCGCAGACGGTGAAGGAATTCTTGGCGCCCCCGATCATCTACATCAAAAACGAGATGCGCGAGGCCTACGAAGCGATTGCCGCCGAGCTGCCGGAGCACGTGGTGCGCGATCCGGAAAAGGGCAAGCAGAGCTTCGAGGTGGAGTTTTCGACCATCGGCGAGCGCGACGAGGCCCGCGGCGTGCTCGAACGCGCGGGAATCCGCTTTCGCACTGGCAAGACGCTCGTGCCGTTCCGCATCACCGGCAACATCGAATGGGGCGTGAAGGCCCCGGTCATCGACGGCCTTGAAGGCCTGACCGTGTGGTGCTGGCCCGAAAGCCTGTGGGCGCCCATGTCGTTCACGATGGCGATCAACGACAAGCTGGGCCTGCCGCGCGGCAGCTGGCGCGACTTCTGGTGCGACGAAGACGCCGAGGTCTACCAGTTCATCGGCCAGGACAACCTGTATTTCTACGGCGTGGTGCAGCCGGCCCTCATCGAGGCGCTGCGCCCCGGCGACATCCTCATTCCCGGTCCGACCGACCACCCCGTGCGCCAGACGCGCCTGGTCGCGAACTACCACATCCTGTTCGGCAACAAGAAGGCGTCCTCGTCGAGCGCGGTCAAGCCGCCGACGGCCGACGAGCTGCTCGAACACTACTCGGTCGAACAGCTGCGCGCCCATTTTCTCGCCCTTGGCCTGGGCATGAAGTCGGTGGGGTTCAAGCCCAAGGCGTTCGACCCCGACCCGGAAAAACGCGCCGATTCCCGCGTTGCCGACCCGGTGCTCAAGGAAGGCGCGCTGCTTTCCAACGTGTTCAACCGCCTGGCCCGCAGCTGCTTTTACGAAGCGCAGAAGAATTTCGACGGCTTCATGCCGCTCGGGCAGGTGTCGCCCGAGGTGCTGCGAAAGACCGACAAGGTGCTGCTCGCCTACGACGAGACGATGAAGCGCGTCGAGCTGCACGCCATCATGGCGCAGATGGACGAGTTCATCCGTTGGGCGAACAAGTACTGGACCGACGGCATCAGCGCTGCTCAGAAGGGTGAGGACGAGGCGGCGCGGCGCCAGGTGCTCGTGGACTCGTTCTTCTTGCTGCGCGTGGCGACGCTGCTCATGCACCCGGTCGTGCCGGAGGGCACCGAAAAGATCTGCGACTACCTGTCGTTCGAGTTCAGCGACTTTTTCAGCTGGAACTACGACTTCGCCTCGATGGAAGAGCTGTGCGGGGCCGCCGAGATCAACGAAGGGCGCCACCGCATCCGCTCCCTGCCGCCGCGGTTCGACTTTTTCCCGAAATAA
- the rnhA gene encoding ribonuclease HI, with translation MQDVDIYSDGSSRGNPGPGGYGTVLRFVDSQGREHRKELSGGYRETTNNRMELLGAIVGLEALKRPCSITLYSDSQYLVNAFNQHWIDGWLKRGWKNAKKEPVKNADLWRRLLAAKEAHQVRFVWVKGHAGHPENERCDELATTAADAPDRLDDVGYRENA, from the coding sequence ATGCAAGACGTTGACATTTATTCTGACGGGTCGTCGCGGGGCAATCCCGGCCCTGGCGGCTATGGGACCGTGCTGCGGTTCGTCGACAGCCAGGGGCGCGAGCATCGCAAGGAGCTGTCGGGCGGTTATCGCGAGACGACGAACAACCGCATGGAGCTTCTGGGCGCCATCGTCGGCCTGGAAGCGCTCAAGCGGCCGTGCTCCATCACGCTGTACTCCGACTCGCAATATCTTGTGAACGCGTTCAACCAGCACTGGATCGACGGCTGGCTCAAGCGCGGGTGGAAGAACGCGAAGAAGGAGCCGGTGAAAAACGCTGACCTGTGGCGTCGGCTTTTGGCCGCGAAAGAGGCGCACCAGGTGCGCTTCGTGTGGGTGAAGGGGCATGCGGGGCATCCCGAGAACGAGCGCTGCGACGAGCTTGCCACGACGGCAGCAGACGCCCCCGACCGGCTCGATGACGTGGGCTATCGCGAAAACGCCTAA
- a CDS encoding coiled-coil domain-containing protein has translation MRLTATRKTVTACVVASALALALAAPTTAFAVTSAEKQAEAQAVLASLNTMQAQLDQASNDHYLAVEAQQQAEADAQAAQTRIDEASAEIADLQSRLGTRAHSMYKEGNSTFLDLILGATTFSEFTSRWDLLVSINQNDTDLVNETKALRTEIEEQKAVLDEQTRVAAEKAEEAARIEADAQATVAAMESTYNSLSAEVAALLEQERAAQEAAQAARADQVLAAAAQSAQAAQTAQAVIPQPTTDAIAPETTYTQPSGGGSYETMDSAAAEQLVSSGGGTIVGYDANTGNAIVDRAYAALGTAYSYGACSQDAFDCSGFVSYALTGGYDRLGSTTTFMSNYQQVSDPQPGDIAVNDGHCGIYVGDGKMVHAATYGVGVVEGAVQDGMIFVRPN, from the coding sequence ATGCGACTTACCGCGACCCGCAAGACCGTTACGGCTTGCGTAGTAGCATCGGCGCTCGCTTTGGCGCTGGCCGCACCGACAACTGCTTTTGCCGTCACCTCGGCTGAAAAGCAGGCCGAGGCGCAGGCTGTGCTCGCTTCTCTCAACACGATGCAAGCCCAGCTCGACCAGGCTTCCAACGATCACTACCTGGCCGTCGAGGCCCAGCAGCAGGCTGAAGCCGACGCCCAGGCCGCGCAGACCCGCATCGACGAGGCCAGCGCGGAAATCGCCGATTTGCAGAGCCGTTTGGGCACCCGCGCCCATTCCATGTACAAAGAAGGCAACTCCACGTTCCTCGACCTCATTCTGGGGGCCACCACGTTCTCGGAATTCACGAGTCGATGGGACTTGCTGGTGTCCATCAACCAGAACGACACCGATTTGGTGAATGAGACCAAGGCGCTGCGCACCGAAATTGAAGAGCAGAAGGCCGTGCTTGACGAGCAGACGCGCGTTGCGGCCGAGAAGGCCGAAGAGGCCGCCCGCATCGAGGCCGACGCGCAAGCTACGGTCGCCGCGATGGAATCGACCTACAACAGCCTGAGCGCCGAGGTCGCCGCCCTGCTTGAACAGGAGCGTGCGGCCCAAGAAGCCGCCCAGGCCGCCCGCGCCGACCAGGTTCTGGCCGCCGCCGCACAGTCTGCGCAGGCTGCCCAAACCGCCCAGGCCGTGATTCCGCAGCCGACCACTGACGCCATCGCTCCGGAAACGACCTACACGCAGCCGAGCGGCGGCGGTTCGTACGAGACCATGGATTCGGCTGCGGCCGAGCAGCTGGTTTCTTCGGGCGGCGGCACTATCGTCGGCTATGACGCGAACACCGGCAATGCCATCGTCGACCGCGCGTATGCGGCGCTCGGCACGGCGTATTCGTACGGCGCCTGCAGCCAGGACGCGTTCGACTGCTCCGGCTTTGTCAGCTACGCGCTGACCGGCGGGTACGACCGCTTGGGTTCCACGACCACGTTCATGAGCAACTACCAGCAGGTGTCCGACCCGCAGCCGGGCGACATCGCGGTGAACGACGGCCACTGCGGCATCTACGTCGGCGACGGCAAGATGGTCCATGCGGCCACCTATGGCGTCGGCGTCGTCGAAGGCGCCGTGCAGGACGGCATGATCTTCGTACGGCCCAACTAA
- a CDS encoding DUF1846 domain-containing protein, with the protein MRIGFDNDKYIDLQARHIRERVDQFGGKLYLEFGGKLFDDYHASRVLPGFEPDSKIRMLKSMADDVEIILVINANHIEKSKVRGDLGITYDDDTLRLMDIFRTMGFAVNGVVITHYANQPAADAFRKRLDGLGVKSYLHYPIAGYPYDIDRIVSDDGLGRNDFVETTRPLVVVTAPGPGSGKMATCLSQLYHENKRGVNAGYAKYETFPIWNLPLKHPANIAYEAATADLDDANIIDPFHLEAYDERTVNYNRDVEIFPVLKTMLDRISGSCPYQSPTDMGVNMAGLAISDDNAVCEAARMEIVRRYFQTAVDAKRTGDGEERVGKIEMLMSQAGIDQSFSPARSAALLKEETTGSPAGAMVLPDGTVITGKTSTLLGAASTLLMNALKALADVEDVDVITDEVIEPICRLKTEHLRSQNPRLHSDETLMAVAVSSGQSELAARLMDHVDDLRGCDAFFSVIISSADEKLYRTLGINVCCEPKYEQHRYYHK; encoded by the coding sequence ATGCGCATCGGGTTCGACAACGACAAGTACATCGATCTGCAAGCCAGGCACATTCGCGAACGCGTCGACCAGTTCGGCGGCAAGCTCTACCTGGAATTCGGCGGCAAGCTGTTCGACGACTACCATGCGAGCCGCGTGCTTCCCGGTTTCGAACCTGATTCGAAGATACGCATGCTGAAGTCCATGGCCGACGACGTCGAGATCATCCTCGTCATCAACGCGAACCACATCGAAAAGAGCAAGGTGCGCGGAGATTTGGGCATCACGTACGACGACGACACGCTGCGGCTCATGGACATCTTCCGCACGATGGGCTTCGCGGTCAACGGCGTCGTCATCACGCACTATGCCAACCAGCCGGCCGCCGACGCCTTCCGCAAGCGCCTGGACGGGCTGGGCGTGAAAAGCTACCTGCACTACCCCATCGCAGGCTATCCGTACGACATCGACCGCATCGTCAGCGATGACGGCCTGGGCCGAAACGACTTCGTGGAAACGACGCGCCCGCTCGTCGTAGTGACCGCGCCAGGGCCGGGATCAGGCAAAATGGCCACGTGCCTGTCGCAGCTGTACCACGAAAACAAGCGCGGAGTCAACGCCGGCTACGCGAAGTACGAAACCTTCCCCATATGGAACCTGCCGCTGAAGCACCCCGCGAACATCGCGTACGAGGCCGCCACGGCCGATCTGGACGACGCGAACATCATCGACCCGTTCCATCTGGAAGCCTACGACGAGCGCACGGTGAACTACAACCGCGACGTGGAGATCTTCCCCGTGCTGAAAACGATGCTCGACCGCATTTCCGGGTCGTGCCCGTACCAGTCCCCCACCGACATGGGCGTGAACATGGCCGGGCTTGCCATCAGCGACGACAACGCGGTGTGCGAGGCCGCCCGCATGGAAATCGTGCGGCGCTACTTCCAGACGGCCGTGGACGCCAAGCGCACGGGCGACGGGGAAGAACGCGTGGGCAAGATCGAAATGCTCATGAGCCAGGCGGGCATCGACCAGTCGTTTTCGCCGGCACGCTCGGCCGCGCTGCTGAAAGAGGAAACGACCGGAAGCCCCGCCGGCGCCATGGTGCTGCCCGACGGCACGGTGATCACCGGCAAGACGTCGACGCTTCTGGGGGCGGCGTCCACGCTGCTCATGAACGCGCTGAAGGCGCTCGCCGACGTGGAGGACGTCGACGTGATCACCGACGAGGTGATCGAGCCTATCTGCCGCCTGAAGACCGAGCACCTGCGCAGCCAGAACCCGCGCCTGCATTCCGACGAGACGCTTATGGCCGTCGCGGTCAGCTCGGGCCAAAGCGAGCTGGCGGCGCGGCTGATGGACCACGTCGACGACCTGCGGGGATGCGATGCGTTCTTCTCGGTCATCATCTCGTCGGCCGACGAGAAGCTCTACCGCACGCTGGGCATCAACGTGTGCTGCGAGCCCAAGTACGAGCAGCACCGCTACTACCACAAGTAA
- a CDS encoding CTP synthase, with product MAKHIFVTGGVVSSLGKGITAASLGHLLKARGYKVTMQKMDPYLNVDPGTMSPFQHGEVFVTDDGHEGDLDLGHYERFIDENLTRESNFTQGSIYQTLIAQERRGDFLGGTVQVIPHVTEAIKTRLHRIAEQSGADIVISEIGGTIGDIEGLPFIEAARQFKKELPDGDALFVHVTLVPYIAAAHEVKTKPTQHSVKELRSLGVQPDFIVCRSDHGIDEKVREKIALFCDVAPGEVVSCVDAPSIYEVPLSLYRQGFDARVLAKLSLPAMPANLAPLRSFLEAKEHAQGTVDIAVVGKYVSLPDAYLSVIEALGHAGVFHGRQACVHLIDGEELSGANVAEALDGMDGILIPGGFGQRAFEGKIAAARFARENDVPFLGICLGLQAAVCEFARNVCGLEGATSAEFADEAAACAADGDRARRAAANVPLLIDLMPEQADVEDKGGTMRLGAYPCKVAPGTRAFAAYGSELVYERHRHRYEVNNVYRDALAKAGLVISGLSPDERLVEMIELSDHPWFVASQGHPEFKSRPTRPHPLFRDFVGAAIARAEGAAVPADEQPAEQPAEQPASGPESE from the coding sequence ATGGCAAAGCACATCTTCGTGACCGGCGGTGTCGTCTCGTCGCTCGGCAAGGGCATCACGGCGGCCTCGCTCGGGCATCTGCTGAAGGCTCGCGGGTACAAGGTGACGATGCAGAAGATGGACCCGTACCTCAACGTGGACCCCGGCACGATGAGCCCGTTCCAGCATGGCGAGGTGTTCGTTACCGACGACGGCCATGAAGGCGACCTTGACCTGGGGCATTACGAACGCTTCATCGACGAGAACCTGACGCGCGAGTCCAACTTCACGCAAGGCTCCATCTATCAGACGCTTATCGCGCAGGAGCGCCGCGGCGATTTCCTCGGCGGCACGGTGCAGGTCATCCCGCACGTGACCGAGGCCATCAAGACGCGCCTGCACCGCATCGCCGAACAGTCGGGCGCCGACATCGTCATTTCCGAAATCGGCGGCACCATCGGCGACATCGAAGGCCTGCCGTTCATCGAGGCGGCCCGCCAGTTCAAAAAAGAGCTGCCCGACGGCGACGCGCTGTTCGTCCATGTGACGCTGGTGCCCTACATCGCCGCCGCCCACGAGGTGAAAACGAAGCCCACGCAGCATTCGGTCAAGGAGCTGCGCTCGCTTGGCGTGCAGCCCGATTTCATCGTGTGTCGAAGCGACCACGGCATCGACGAGAAGGTGCGCGAGAAGATCGCCCTGTTCTGCGACGTGGCGCCGGGGGAGGTCGTGTCGTGCGTCGACGCGCCGTCGATCTATGAAGTGCCGCTGTCGCTGTATCGCCAGGGCTTCGACGCGCGGGTGCTCGCGAAGCTGAGCTTGCCCGCCATGCCGGCGAACCTGGCGCCGTTGCGGTCGTTCCTGGAGGCGAAGGAGCACGCGCAGGGCACCGTCGACATTGCGGTGGTGGGCAAGTACGTGAGCCTGCCCGACGCCTACCTGTCGGTCATCGAAGCGCTTGGACATGCTGGCGTGTTCCACGGACGGCAGGCCTGCGTGCACCTTATCGACGGGGAAGAGCTGAGCGGAGCCAACGTGGCCGAGGCGCTCGACGGCATGGACGGCATTCTGATTCCGGGCGGGTTCGGCCAGCGGGCGTTCGAGGGCAAGATCGCCGCCGCCCGTTTCGCGCGGGAGAACGACGTGCCGTTTCTTGGCATCTGCCTGGGGCTGCAGGCGGCGGTCTGCGAATTTGCGCGGAACGTGTGCGGCCTGGAGGGCGCCACGTCTGCCGAGTTCGCCGACGAAGCGGCGGCTTGCGCTGCCGACGGCGACCGCGCGCGTCGGGCGGCGGCCAATGTGCCGCTGCTCATCGACCTCATGCCCGAGCAGGCCGACGTGGAGGACAAGGGCGGCACGATGCGCCTCGGCGCCTACCCGTGCAAGGTCGCCCCTGGCACGCGGGCGTTTGCGGCCTACGGCAGCGAGCTGGTCTACGAGCGCCACCGCCACCGCTATGAGGTGAACAACGTCTACCGGGACGCGCTCGCGAAGGCCGGCCTGGTCATATCCGGCCTGTCCCCCGACGAGCGCCTGGTCGAGATGATCGAGCTGTCCGACCACCCGTGGTTCGTCGCCAGCCAGGGCCACCCGGAATTCAAGAGCCGCCCCACGCGCCCGCACCCCCTCTTCCGCGACTTCGTGGGGGCCGCCATAGCCCGCGCGGAAGGCGCTGCGGTGCCGGCGGACGAGCAGCCTGCCGAGCAGCCGGCCGAGCAGCCCGCGTCTGGCCCTGAAAGCGAATAG